One Oryza brachyantha chromosome 3, ObraRS2, whole genome shotgun sequence DNA segment encodes these proteins:
- the LOC102701435 gene encoding uncharacterized protein LOC102701435 isoform X2: MPPLHRRGALSFLLLLLTAAASAATPVELTAASHPLPALRLPPAAPFAGEEGGPFCTRVRVRGRPSRLRDPSRFFHALRVRANATRPSGLELCFHRNATVGPCKCAASQWHKMPKGGLWAQAISPYDTRILDLRMPSDPSRYIVVSTEEEFLLHRVVFLLLGMVLMVVAHTLSESVVFYYGGAMTIGIFLVILIILFQGMKLLPTGRKSSLAIFAYSSLVGMTTYFLHYLSGLLRSVLVEIGIAEDMHNPLGVFLLVTVILAGAWFGYWGVRKLVLTEEGAVDAGVAYFVEWAILIISAVMILQSSLDYLFAFSALAFCTVVKAVSRIEGTSRFLLCLSRGISKGITIFPTSYEDFGEEYSSMNGSHEDGFTKLGGEYQRCTPKRNSLRSRKTLSQGHDTDSYYSTFHTTPERRKFSEEEYEAFTREETNKAMKQLISSPDFNRWALANVDRISVTPPRTRQNSSSQRRKRFFGLF, from the exons ATGCcaccgctccaccgccgcggcgctctctccttcctcctcctcctcctcaccgccgctgcctccgccgccacccccgtCGAGCTCACGG CCGCGTCGCACCCTCTCCCCGCACTCCGTCTCCCGCCCGCGGCGCCCTTcgccggggaggagggcggGCCCTTCTGCACGCGCGTCCGCGTCCGCGGTCGCCCGTCCCGCCTCCGCGACCCGTCGCGCTTCTTCCACGCCCTCAGGGTCCGCGCCAACGCCACCCGCCCCAGCGGCCTCGAGCTCTGCTTCCACCG GAATGCCACAGTGGGTCCATGCAAGTGCGCGGCGTCGCAGTGGCATAAGATGCCCAAGGGCGGGCTCTGGGCGCAAGCCATCTCCCCCTACGACACCCGGATCCTCGATTTGCGTATGCCATCGGACCCTTCGAGGTATATCGTAGTGTCCACGGAGGAAG AGTTCTTGCTTCACAGGGTGGTATTCTTGTTGCTGGGAATGGTGCTGATGGTGGTGGCACACACACTTAGCGAGTCTGTGGTATTCTACTATGGTGGAGCAATGACTATTGGAATTTTCCTTGTGATTCTTATTATACTCTTTCAG GGAATGAAGCTTTTACCCACTGGTAGAAAGAGTTCTCTTGCAATTTTTGCGTACTCTTCACTT GTTGGCATGACGACATATTTTCTGCACTATCTGTCGGGACTGTTGCGTTCGGTGCTTGTGGAAATTGGGATTGCTGAAGACATGCATAATCCT CTAGGTGTATTCCTTCTTGTAACTGTGATCTTAGCTGGAGCTTGGTTCGGTTACTGGGGTGTCCGTAAGCTTGTGCTAACAGAAGAAGGAGCTGTTGACGCTGGTGTGGCTTATTTTGTTGAGTGGGCTATCTTGATTATTTCTGCTGTTATGATCCTGCAG agTTCTTTGGACTATCTATTTGCATTTTCAGCCTTAGCATTTTGCACAGTTGTCAAAGCAGTTTCAAGGATTGAGGGAACTTCAAGATTTCTACTGTGCCTATCAAG GGGAATTTCGAAGGGAATCACGATTTTTCCCACCAGTTATGAAGATTTCGGTGAAGAATACTCCAGCATGAATGGATCTCACGAAGATGGATTTACCAAGCTTGGTGGTGAATACCAGAGATGTACACCAAAAAGAAATTCACTTC GTTCAAGGAAGACATTGTCACAAGGACATGATACAGATAGCTACTATTCTACCTTTCACACTACCCCTGAGCgaagaaaattttcagagGAGGAATATGAAGCATTCACTAGAGAAGAGACAAACAAAGCTATGAAACAATTGATCTCCTCGCCAGATTTCAACAGGTGGGCACTAGCAAACGTGGACAGGATATCTGTAACTCCACCAAGAACACGACAAAATAGCAGCAGCCAGCGGCGGAAACGTTTTTTCGGACTGTTTTAA
- the LOC102707013 gene encoding xanthine dehydrogenase, protein MGSLTKAEEETAAAEEWSNEAVVYVNGVRRVLPDGLAHLTLLQYLRDIGLRGTKLGCGEGGCGACTVMISHYDRTTKKTLHFAINACLAPLYSVEGMHIITVEGVGDRQRGLHPVQECLANAHGSQCGFCTPGFVMSMYALLRSSKQPPTEEQIEDSLAGNLCRCTGYRPIIDAFRVFSKRDDLLYTNSSPKSADGRPICPSTGKPCSCGDEKYMNASECSLLSPIKSYSPCSYNEIDGNAYSEKELIFPPELQLRKVMSLKLNGFNGIRWYRPLKLKEVLQLKACYPNAKLINGNSEVGVETKFKNAQYKVLISVTHVPELQTLQVKEDGIHIGSSVRLAQLQNFLRNVVLERNSHEISSCEAVLRQLKWFAGTQIRNVASVGGNICTASPISDLNPLWIASGATFEIIDVNNNIRTIPAKDFFLGYRKVDLKPDEILLSVILPWTRPFEFVKEFKQSHRREDDIALVNAGMRVYIRKAEGDWIISDVSIIYGGVAAIPLRASRTENFLTGKKWEYGLLNETYDLLKEDIHLAENAPGGMVEFRNSLTLSFFFKFFLYVTHEMNIKGFWKDGLHAANLSAIQSYTRPVGVGTQCYELVRQGTAVGQPVVHTSAMLQVTGEAEYTDDTPTPSNTLHAALVLSTKAHARILSIDDSLAKSSPGFAGLFLSKDVPGANHTGPVVHDEEVFASDVVTCVGQIVGIVVADTHENAKAAANKVNIEYSELPAILSIEEAVKAGSFHPNTKRCLVKGNVEQCFMSGACDKIIEGEVRVGGQEHFYMEPQCTLVWPVDSGNEIHMISSTQAPQKHQKYVANVLGLPQSKVVCKTKRIGGGFGGKETRSAIFAAAASVAAYCLRRPVKIVLDRDIDMMTTGQRHSFLGKYKVGFTNDGKILALDLDIYNNGGHSHDLSLPVMERAMFHSDNVYDISNLRVSGQVCLTNFPSNTAFRGFGGPQAMLIAENWIQHMATELKRSPEEIKELNFQSEGSMLHYGQVLQNCTIRSVWDELKVSCNFMEARKAVTDFNSNNRWRKRGIAMVPTKFGISFTTKFMNQAGALVQVYTDGTVLVTHGGVEMGQGLHTKVAQVAASSFNIPLSSVFISETSTDKVPNATPTAASASSDIYGAAVLDACQQIMARMEPVASRGNHKSFAELAQACYMERIDLSAHGFYITPDVGFDWISGKGTPFYYFTYGAAFAEVEIDTLTGDFHTRTVDIVMDLGCSINPAIDIGQIEGGFIQGLGWAALEELKWGDDNHKWIRPGHLFTCGPGSYKIPSVNDIPLNFKVSLLKGVPNPKVIHSSKAVGEPPFFLGSAVLFAIKDAISAARAEEGHFDWFPLDNPATPERIRMACVDSITKKFASVYYRPKLSV, encoded by the exons ATGGGTTCGCTCAccaaggcggaggaggagacggcggcggccgaggagtGGTCCAACGAGGCGGTCGTCTACGTCAACGGCGTCCGCCGCGTGCTCCCTGACGGCCTCGCCCACCTCACCTTGCTCCAGTACCTCAgag ACATTGGTCTTCGGGGAACAAAGCTTGGATGTGGTGAAGGTGGCTGTGGAGCCTGCACTGTGATGATCTCACACTATGATCGAACTACAAAGAAAACGCT GCATTTTGCAATCAATGCATGTTTGGCTCCGCTTTATTCTGTGGAAGGAATGCACATAATCACAGTAGAGGGAGTTGGGGATCGCCAGCGGGGTTTGCACCCAGTCCAG GAATGTTTAGCCAATGCACATGGATCACAATGTGGGTTTTGCACCCCTGGTTTTGTGATGTCGATGTATGCATTGCTGAGATCAAGCAAGCAGCCTCCTACTGAAGAGCAGATTGAAGATAGCCTTGCTGGAAATTTGTGTCGCTGTACTGGCTACAGACCAATAATAGATGCATTCCgcgttttttcaaaaagagaTGATTTATTGTACACCAACTCATCTCCAAAAAGTGCAGATGGTCGACCTATCTGCCCTTCAACTGGAAAACCATGTTCCTGTGGAGATGAGAAATACATGAATGCTAGTGAGTGTTCATTATTGTCACCTATTAAGAGCTACTCACCTTGCTCATACAATGAGATTGATGGAAATGCATACAGTGAGAAAGAACTCATTTTCCCCCCAGAACTTCAGTTGAGAAAAGTTATGTCACTTAAATTGAATGGGTTTAATGGGATCAGATGGTATAGACCTCTTAAACTAAAGGAAGTATTGCAGTTGAAAGCATGCTACCCAAATGCGAAACTGATCAATGGTAACTCTGAAGTAGGAGTTGAAACAAAGTTCAAGAATGCCCAATATAAGGTCTTGATCTCAGTTACTCATGTTCCAGAGCTTCAAACCCTTCAAGTGAAAGAGGATGGTATACATATTGGTTCTTCTGTAAGGCTTGCACAGCTCCAAAATTTCCTCAGAAATGTTGTTTTAGAGCGTAATTCACATGAAATATCATCCTGTGAGGCAGTACTGCGGCAGTTAAAATGGTTTGCTGGTACACAAATCAGAAATGTTGCTTCTGTTGGAGGTAACATTTGTACTGCTAGTCCAATATCAGATCTAAATCCACTTTGGATAGCTTCTGGTGCAACATTCGAGATAATTGATGTGAACAATAATATTAGGACCATTCCTGCAAAAGATTTCTTCCTTGGTTATCGTAAAGTTGACCTAAAGCCTGATGAAATATTGCTCTCTGTTATACTACCATGGACAAGGCCGTTTGAATTTGTGAAAGAATTCAAACAATCACATAGAAGGGAGGACGACATTGCATTGGTGAATGCTGGAATGCGTGTCTATATAAGAAAAGCTGAAGGAGACTGGATAATTTCTGATGTTTCAATTATCTATGGAGGAGTAGCTGCAATTCCTCTCCGTGCTTCAAGAACCGAAAACTTTCTCACTGGAAAAAAATGGGAGTATGGATTGTTGAATGAGACCTATGATCTGTTGAAAGAAGACATACATCTGGCTGAGAATGCACCTGGTGGAATGGTTGAATTTCGCAATTCACTTACTTtaagtttctttttcaaatttttccTTTATGTTACTCATGAAATGAATATAAAAGGATTTTGGAAGGATGGGTTGCATGCAGCCAATCTTTCAGCCATACAGTCTTACACTAGACCTGTCGGTGTTGGAACTCAATGCTATGAATTGGTTAGACAAGGAACCGCGGTAGGCCAACCTGTGGTTCACACATCAGCTATGCTTCAG GTTACTGGTGAGGCTGAATATACTGATGACACACCGACACCGTCCAATACCTTGCATGCTGCTCTGGTGCTGAGTACTAAAGCTCATGCACGCATATTGTCTATTGATGATTCACTTGCCAAATCTTCCCCTGGGTTTGCGGGTCTCTTCCTGTCCAAAGATGTGCCTGGTGCTAACCATACTGGACCTGTTGTCCATGATGAGGAGGTTTTTGCATCTGATGTCGTTACTTGTGTTGGCCAG ATCGTTGGAATTGTTGTGGCAGATACCCATGAAAATGCAAAAGCGGCCGCAAATAAAGTTAATATCGAATATTCTGAACTTCCAGCAATTTTATCAATAGAGGAAGCTGTCAAAGCTGGTAGCTTTCATCCAAATACAAAGAGATGCCTTGTAAAAGGTAATGTTGAACAATGTTTTATGTCGGGTGCATGTGATAAAATTATAGAAGGAGAAGTACGAGTTGGAGGTCAAGAGCACTTTTATATGGAGCCTCAATGCACTCTTGTCTGGCCAGTTGATTCTGGAAATGAAATTCATATGATCTCATCTACCCAG gcTCCCCAGAAGCACCAAAAGTATGTTGCTAATGTTCTTGGTCTGCCACAATCAAAAGTTGTTTGCAAGACTAAGCGTATTGGTGGTGGATTTGGCGGAAAAGAAACCAGATCAGCCAtatttgctgctgctgcatctgtAGCAGCTTATTGTTTAAGAAGGCCTGTTAAGATTGTTTTGGACAGGGATATTGACATGATGACAACTGGACAGAGGCACAGTTTCCTAGGAAAGTATAAG GTGGGATTTACCAATGACGGGAAGATATTGGCCTTAGACCTTGATATTTATAACAATGGTGGTCATTCACATGATTTGTCACTTCCAGTCATGGAGCGTGCTATGTTTCATTCAGACAATGTCTATGATATATCAAATCTCAGAGTCAGTGGGCAAGTATGTCTTACAAATTTTCCAAGCAATACTGCTTTCAGAGGCTTTGGTGGTCCACAAGCCATGCTGATTGCGGAGAATTGGATTCAGCACATGGCTACAGAACTCAAGCGAAGTCCGGAAGAGATAAAA GAACTTAATTTTCAAAGTGAAGGATCTATGCTTCATTATGGCCAGGTGCTTCAGAATTGTACAATACGTTCTGTATGGGATGAACTAAAGGTTTCTTGTAATTTTATGGAAGCTCGCAAAGCTGTAACTGATTTTAACAGCAACAATCGTTGGAGAAAGCGTGGAATTGCTATGGTTCCCACCAAGTTTGGTATATCCTTCACTACAAAATTCATGAATCAG GCTGGTGCTTTAGTGCAAGTTTACACTGATGGTACTGTCCTTGTGACACATGGTGGGGTTGAAATGGGACAGGGTTTACACACAAAGGTAGCCCAAGTTGCGGCTTCATCATTCAACATCCCTCTTAGCTCTGTATTTATCTCAGAAACAAGCACTGATAAG GTACCAAATGCAACACCAACAGCCGCCTCTGCTAGTTCAGATATATATGGTGCTGCAGTTTTGGATGCTTGTCAGCAAATTATGGCTCGGATGGAACCTGTTGCTTCAAGAGGAAACCACAAGTCCTTTGCTGAG TTAGCTCAAGCATGCTACATGGAACGGATAGATCTCTCTGCTCATGGATTTTATATCACCCCTGATGTTGGGTTTGACTGGATATCTGGCAAGGGAACTCCATTCTACTATTTCACATACGGAGCAGCATTTGCAGAAGTTGAAATTGACACCCTAACTGGGGATTTCCACACAAGGACAGTAGATATTGTTATGGATCTGGGCTGTTCAATTAATCCGGCCATTGATATTGGCCAG ATCGAAGGAGGTTTCATCCAGGGATTGGGTTGGGCGGCCCTGGAAGAACTAAAATGGGGAGATGATAACCACAAGTGGATCCGACCTGGACACCTTTTCACCTGTGGGCCTGGCTCTTACAAAATACCCTCTGTGAATGATATACCTCTAAACTTCAAGGTCTCACTCTTGAAG GGCGTTCCAAATCCAAAGGTCATTCACTCGTCCAAGGCTGTAGGAGAGCCACCGTTTTTCCTAGGTTCAGCCGTCTTGTTTGCCATAAAGGATGCAATATCTGCCGCAAGAGCTGAGGAGGGCCACTTCGACTGGTTCCCACTTGACAATCCAGCAACACCGGAAAGAATAAGAATGGCATGTGTGGACTCCATTACGAAGAAATTTGCTAGCGTATATTACCGCCCCAAGCTTAGTGTATAG
- the LOC102701435 gene encoding uncharacterized protein LOC102701435 isoform X1 produces MPPLHRRGALSFLLLLLTAAASAATPVELTAASHPLPALRLPPAAPFAGEEGGPFCTRVRVRGRPSRLRDPSRFFHALRVRANATRPSGLELCFHRNATVGPCKCAASQWHKMPKGGLWAQAISPYDTRILDLRMPSDPSRYIVVSTEEEFLLHRVVFLLLGMVLMVVAHTLSESVVFYYGGAMTIGIFLVILIILFQGMKLLPTGRKSSLAIFAYSSLVGMTTYFLHYLSGLLRSVLVEIGIAEDMHNPLGVFLLVTVILAGAWFGYWGVRKLVLTEEGAVDAGVAYFVEWAILIISAVMILQSSLDYLFAFSALAFCTVVKAVSRIEGTSRFLLCLSRGISKGITIFPTSYEDFGEEYSSMNGSHEDGFTKLGGEYQRCTPKRNSLRMGSRKTLSQGHDTDSYYSTFHTTPERRKFSEEEYEAFTREETNKAMKQLISSPDFNRWALANVDRISVTPPRTRQNSSSQRRKRFFGLF; encoded by the exons ATGCcaccgctccaccgccgcggcgctctctccttcctcctcctcctcctcaccgccgctgcctccgccgccacccccgtCGAGCTCACGG CCGCGTCGCACCCTCTCCCCGCACTCCGTCTCCCGCCCGCGGCGCCCTTcgccggggaggagggcggGCCCTTCTGCACGCGCGTCCGCGTCCGCGGTCGCCCGTCCCGCCTCCGCGACCCGTCGCGCTTCTTCCACGCCCTCAGGGTCCGCGCCAACGCCACCCGCCCCAGCGGCCTCGAGCTCTGCTTCCACCG GAATGCCACAGTGGGTCCATGCAAGTGCGCGGCGTCGCAGTGGCATAAGATGCCCAAGGGCGGGCTCTGGGCGCAAGCCATCTCCCCCTACGACACCCGGATCCTCGATTTGCGTATGCCATCGGACCCTTCGAGGTATATCGTAGTGTCCACGGAGGAAG AGTTCTTGCTTCACAGGGTGGTATTCTTGTTGCTGGGAATGGTGCTGATGGTGGTGGCACACACACTTAGCGAGTCTGTGGTATTCTACTATGGTGGAGCAATGACTATTGGAATTTTCCTTGTGATTCTTATTATACTCTTTCAG GGAATGAAGCTTTTACCCACTGGTAGAAAGAGTTCTCTTGCAATTTTTGCGTACTCTTCACTT GTTGGCATGACGACATATTTTCTGCACTATCTGTCGGGACTGTTGCGTTCGGTGCTTGTGGAAATTGGGATTGCTGAAGACATGCATAATCCT CTAGGTGTATTCCTTCTTGTAACTGTGATCTTAGCTGGAGCTTGGTTCGGTTACTGGGGTGTCCGTAAGCTTGTGCTAACAGAAGAAGGAGCTGTTGACGCTGGTGTGGCTTATTTTGTTGAGTGGGCTATCTTGATTATTTCTGCTGTTATGATCCTGCAG agTTCTTTGGACTATCTATTTGCATTTTCAGCCTTAGCATTTTGCACAGTTGTCAAAGCAGTTTCAAGGATTGAGGGAACTTCAAGATTTCTACTGTGCCTATCAAG GGGAATTTCGAAGGGAATCACGATTTTTCCCACCAGTTATGAAGATTTCGGTGAAGAATACTCCAGCATGAATGGATCTCACGAAGATGGATTTACCAAGCTTGGTGGTGAATACCAGAGATGTACACCAAAAAGAAATTCACTTCGTATGG GTTCAAGGAAGACATTGTCACAAGGACATGATACAGATAGCTACTATTCTACCTTTCACACTACCCCTGAGCgaagaaaattttcagagGAGGAATATGAAGCATTCACTAGAGAAGAGACAAACAAAGCTATGAAACAATTGATCTCCTCGCCAGATTTCAACAGGTGGGCACTAGCAAACGTGGACAGGATATCTGTAACTCCACCAAGAACACGACAAAATAGCAGCAGCCAGCGGCGGAAACGTTTTTTCGGACTGTTTTAA